The proteins below come from a single uncultured Carboxylicivirga sp. genomic window:
- a CDS encoding 1-acyl-sn-glycerol-3-phosphate acyltransferase: MRLFFKKIFINNKHNIPRKGPVILASMHPNSFIDDFVLGVFSGRNLRFLARGDVFKTRVARFFLNQMNVSPVYRAMDNSRDVKKNLDAFNVYTRTLKKGGTLLIHSEGICVHEKRVRPLKKGTVKIAFGAEEANDFNLGIRIVPVSLNYTNAPYIREDLMIECAEPILVSDYKDLYLENPARAYNELNKVIFSALQKGAVIEEKGTEDVAEYCLLLARNNYPVTILPIAEKNNSRFALEKQVCDKINTLFAESEEKFSKLERLCNDYFIQLKKNNITDRDLAANRNDFFLHWLGLFLLSPIFLFGYLINAWPVMIARKLAEKVCKTVEFYASVFVGASWLLFLIQYLILFIVFSVLFGLIGFIAVCGAALTGFLSVFIRDQFIVAKAKFRFVSFKKKHPQWVDELRAKREKILEIVQVQ, translated from the coding sequence TTGCGACTTTTTTTTAAGAAGATATTCATCAACAATAAGCACAATATTCCCAGAAAAGGTCCGGTTATATTGGCATCAATGCATCCTAATTCGTTTATTGATGATTTTGTTTTAGGCGTTTTCTCAGGTAGAAATCTTCGTTTTTTAGCCAGAGGTGATGTTTTTAAAACCAGGGTGGCTCGTTTTTTTCTAAATCAAATGAATGTATCCCCGGTTTATAGGGCGATGGATAATTCCAGAGATGTTAAAAAAAATCTGGATGCATTTAATGTTTATACTAGAACATTAAAGAAAGGAGGCACACTTTTAATTCATTCTGAAGGTATTTGTGTACATGAAAAAAGAGTAAGGCCTTTAAAAAAGGGAACCGTAAAAATTGCCTTTGGCGCCGAAGAAGCTAATGACTTTAACTTGGGAATTCGTATTGTACCAGTATCGTTAAATTATACTAATGCACCATACATTAGAGAAGACTTGATGATTGAATGTGCCGAACCTATTTTGGTGAGTGATTACAAAGATTTATATCTCGAAAACCCAGCCAGAGCATACAACGAACTTAATAAAGTTATTTTTTCGGCGCTTCAAAAAGGTGCTGTAATTGAAGAAAAAGGAACAGAGGATGTTGCTGAGTATTGTTTGCTTTTGGCTCGTAATAATTATCCGGTTACAATATTGCCCATTGCTGAAAAAAACAATAGCCGCTTTGCATTAGAGAAACAAGTTTGTGATAAAATAAATACCTTATTCGCTGAATCAGAAGAGAAATTCTCGAAGTTAGAGCGATTATGTAATGATTATTTCATTCAGCTGAAAAAAAACAATATTACCGATCGTGATTTAGCTGCAAACCGAAACGACTTTTTTCTACATTGGTTGGGTTTGTTTCTATTGTCACCCATTTTCTTATTTGGGTATTTAATAAATGCATGGCCAGTAATGATAGCCAGAAAGCTGGCCGAAAAAGTATGTAAAACGGTTGAGTTTTATGCTTCGGTTTTTGTGGGGGCGTCATGGTTATTATTTCTTATTCAATACTTAATTCTGTTTATTGTGTTTAGTGTTTTATTTGGTTTGATTGGATTTATTGCTGTTTGTGGAGCAGCTCTAACAGGTTTTTTATCTGTTTTCATTCGCGATCAGTTTATTGTTGCAAAAGCTAAATTTCGCTTTGTGTCATTCAAGAAAAAACATCCGCAATGGGTGGATGAATTGCGGGCGAAACGAGAAAAAATTCTGGAAATAGTTCAAGTCCAGTAG
- a CDS encoding response regulator transcription factor: MNNKHLLIVEDEPDMQQGIKDNLEFEGYSVDVADDGEMAIKKISNSNYDLILLDVMIPKISGFDVCKQVRHKGIETPIIFLTAKGEEIDKVIGLESGGDDYMTKPFSLRELMARIKAVLRRTGGNTSAETDTSVTIGKLEVNFENYMATCAGETVKLTAKEFDILKYLIEHKNSTISRDNILDSIWGYEYQPTARTVDNFILKLRQKIESDPNHPEILITVHGIGYRFVY, encoded by the coding sequence ATGAATAACAAACACTTATTAATTGTTGAAGATGAGCCCGACATGCAACAGGGCATAAAAGACAACCTTGAATTTGAAGGTTATTCAGTAGACGTGGCTGATGATGGAGAGATGGCCATTAAGAAAATATCGAACAGCAATTACGATCTTATCCTGTTGGATGTGATGATACCTAAAATTAGTGGATTTGATGTATGTAAGCAGGTGCGACATAAAGGCATTGAAACCCCCATCATATTTTTAACTGCCAAAGGAGAAGAGATTGATAAAGTGATTGGCCTGGAATCGGGAGGAGATGACTATATGACCAAACCTTTTAGCCTACGCGAGTTAATGGCACGTATTAAAGCTGTGCTTCGCCGTACGGGCGGAAATACTTCAGCCGAAACAGATACGTCTGTTACCATTGGTAAGCTCGAAGTTAATTTTGAAAACTATATGGCAACGTGTGCAGGTGAGACCGTTAAGCTAACAGCAAAAGAATTTGATATTCTGAAATATCTGATTGAGCATAAAAATTCAACCATCAGCCGCGATAATATACTTGACAGTATTTGGGGATACGAGTATCAGCCAACTGCCCGTACTGTAGATAATTTCATTCTAAAATTGCGCCAAAAAATAGAATCCGATCCCAACCATCCCGAAATATTAATTACCGTTCATGGTATTGGATATCGGTTTGTTTATTGA
- a CDS encoding VOC family protein, translated as MSKKLCGIQQIGVGVKDAQEAWKWYRTQFGMDINVFEDTAVAELMLPHTDGKTRERYAALALNLEGGGGFEIWQHNGITPKAAAFELQLGDLGIYITKIKCRNIQKAYLTHKERGLNILGELVEDPTGKKHYFVKDPYDNVFQVIENESCFKKQKSLTGGVFGCVIGVTDIDASLKVYSDILQYDEVIYDKKGSFSDLESLPGGNLSCRRVLLKHSEKRTGSFSSVYGPTQIELVQIEGRESKKIFENRIWGELGFIHLCFDVIGMDSLREEVKCKGFPFTVDSADSFDMGVAAGHFSYIEDPDGTLIEFVETHKLPIIEKLGWYMNLKDRNPDKGIPKWMISTLAFNRIKD; from the coding sequence ATGAGCAAAAAACTATGCGGAATACAACAAATTGGTGTCGGGGTTAAAGACGCCCAAGAAGCATGGAAGTGGTATAGAACACAATTTGGTATGGATATAAATGTGTTTGAAGATACTGCTGTTGCAGAGCTTATGCTGCCTCATACTGATGGAAAAACACGAGAAAGATATGCAGCCCTTGCCTTAAACCTTGAAGGTGGTGGTGGTTTTGAAATATGGCAGCATAATGGTATTACCCCTAAAGCTGCTGCTTTTGAACTGCAATTAGGCGATTTAGGAATTTATATTACAAAAATTAAATGTCGTAATATTCAAAAAGCCTATCTAACACATAAAGAAAGAGGTTTAAATATACTTGGTGAATTAGTAGAGGATCCGACTGGTAAAAAACACTATTTCGTTAAAGATCCTTATGATAATGTATTTCAGGTTATCGAAAATGAAAGCTGTTTTAAGAAACAAAAATCATTAACAGGTGGTGTTTTTGGATGTGTAATTGGGGTCACAGATATTGATGCATCCTTAAAAGTATACTCTGATATATTGCAATACGATGAGGTAATTTACGATAAGAAAGGTAGTTTTTCTGATTTAGAATCCTTGCCGGGTGGCAATCTTTCATGTCGAAGAGTATTACTTAAACACTCTGAAAAACGTACAGGTAGTTTCAGCTCAGTTTATGGTCCTACTCAAATTGAATTGGTGCAGATTGAAGGTCGTGAATCGAAGAAAATATTTGAAAACAGAATATGGGGGGAATTGGGTTTTATTCATTTGTGTTTTGATGTTATAGGAATGGATAGTTTGAGAGAAGAAGTTAAATGTAAAGGCTTTCCGTTTACCGTAGATAGCGCCGATAGTTTTGATATGGGTGTTGCTGCTGGGCACTTCTCATACATTGAAGATCCGGATGGTACATTAATAGAGTTTGTTGAAACACATAAATTACCTATCATCGAAAAGTTAGGATGGTATATGAATTTAAAAGATAGAAATCCAGATAAAGGTATTCCAAAGTGGATGATTAGCACTTTGGCATTTAATAGAATCAAGGATTAA
- a CDS encoding glycosyltransferase family 39 protein: MKKKEMIILALFVCAKFVLQYLLIDSGYDLHRDEYLHLDQANHLAWGYRSVPPFTSWNSWIIQLLGNGVFWVKFFPALYGALTLLVVWKITDAFNGRLMAKVLAVTGVLFSVLLRLNTLYQPNSFDVLSWSLVLYFFIKYLNSKQAKWIYLCAVSFALGFLNKYNIAFLAIGLLPAVLISSHRIIFLRKELWIAIAIVVIMILPNLIWQWNNQFPVVQHLNELSATQLVNVSRVQFLSTQPMFYSGSLLLIVASLFALLFYKPFKKVRFLLLAFVVILAVYTYLRAKDYYAIGLYPVYIALGAIYITNVLKNKWRIPVFILLLIAPTASFAYMYGFLFPNKTPEYIMSHQEKYRDMGMLRWEDGKEHDLPQDFADMLGWQELAGITDKAYNDAKQTGETLVLCDNYGQAGAVNFYSKQDVMAVSFNADYIDWFDLDKKYVNLVRVINGFEKETEFRETAPYFEQAYVVDSICNTYAREKGTTVYVFKGAIEGVDISAVLRQEINELLKQ; encoded by the coding sequence ATGAAGAAAAAGGAAATGATAATACTGGCACTTTTTGTTTGTGCCAAGTTTGTGTTGCAGTATCTATTGATAGATTCTGGTTATGATTTACACCGAGATGAGTACCTGCATCTCGATCAGGCCAATCATTTGGCATGGGGGTATCGATCAGTACCGCCTTTCACTTCGTGGAATTCCTGGATTATTCAATTGCTCGGGAACGGTGTGTTTTGGGTCAAATTCTTCCCTGCATTGTATGGTGCATTAACCTTGTTAGTAGTTTGGAAAATAACAGATGCTTTTAATGGAAGATTAATGGCCAAAGTGTTGGCTGTAACCGGTGTGTTATTTTCGGTTTTGTTGAGGTTAAATACCTTGTATCAACCCAATTCGTTTGATGTTCTAAGCTGGTCACTGGTACTTTATTTCTTCATTAAATATTTAAATAGTAAACAAGCTAAGTGGATATACTTATGTGCTGTAAGTTTTGCCTTGGGCTTTTTAAATAAGTACAATATTGCATTTTTAGCCATTGGCTTATTACCGGCAGTGCTTATTAGTTCTCATCGAATTATATTTTTGCGAAAAGAATTATGGATTGCCATTGCGATTGTGGTAATTATGATACTACCCAATCTGATCTGGCAATGGAATAATCAATTTCCGGTGGTTCAGCATTTAAATGAGTTAAGTGCAACACAGCTGGTTAATGTTAGCAGAGTCCAATTTCTCTCTACTCAGCCTATGTTTTATTCAGGTTCTCTCTTGTTGATAGTGGCGTCGTTGTTTGCCTTACTATTTTACAAACCATTTAAAAAAGTGCGTTTTTTGTTGCTTGCTTTTGTTGTAATATTGGCGGTCTACACTTATTTAAGAGCTAAGGATTATTATGCCATTGGTTTGTATCCAGTATACATTGCACTTGGAGCCATTTATATAACCAATGTTCTGAAAAATAAATGGAGGATTCCTGTTTTTATTCTCTTACTTATAGCTCCGACAGCTTCGTTTGCTTATATGTATGGATTTTTATTTCCAAATAAAACACCAGAATATATAATGAGTCATCAGGAAAAATACAGAGATATGGGGATGTTGCGTTGGGAAGATGGTAAGGAGCATGATTTACCCCAAGACTTTGCCGATATGCTTGGGTGGCAAGAGTTGGCCGGAATAACCGACAAGGCTTATAATGATGCAAAGCAAACGGGCGAAACGTTGGTGTTGTGCGATAATTACGGACAGGCAGGGGCTGTAAATTTCTACTCAAAACAAGATGTAATGGCGGTTTCTTTTAATGCCGATTATATTGATTGGTTTGATTTGGACAAGAAGTATGTTAATTTAGTTAGAGTGATTAATGGATTTGAAAAAGAAACGGAATTTCGCGAAACAGCTCCTTATTTTGAACAGGCTTATGTTGTAGATTCAATATGTAATACATATGCACGCGAGAAGGGAACCACTGTTTATGTTTTTAAAGGAGCCATAGAGGGCGTTGATATTTCAGCTGTACTTAGGCAGGAGATAAATGAACTTCTGAAACAATAA
- a CDS encoding efflux RND transporter permease subunit has translation MNYLSVKHPIIKYRVSILVVIAAITIFMGFQAKKVALDYELAQMLPEKDTAFIEYNRFKSIFGEDAKLILLGFRDKSILELDNFKALQQLSNDIGAIRVKGDDNEDPESSVLSLGNIHVLAKDEENQKLNLQELFKYPVQTQAELDSLLAIAKEQIFYKDLLFKETDDSFVTILTITLRNDLVNSKSRIAFVHDVYELGEQFHKQTGINVHYSGLPFIRTHVMATVRGELSLFIALAALVLAVILFLFFRSYRVVMISLLIVGVSVIWVFGSIALFGFKITILTGLIPPLIIVIGIPNSIFLINKYHQECHKKGNKWKALKQTISKIGWVIFLSNLTTAAGFATFILTSSAILVEFGVIAAINIFGLFFLSITIFPILLSFQKMPTDRHLNHLKNKPLQKIIKWLVLSSIKNRRWVYSASFLLVLISVIGISRIKTEGTVVDDIPHDDDVYVDLLFFEEQFNGVLPFEIVIDTKEEGGVFGNGAKTLYKMRRLEKILMRDTLFTPYFSKPVSILDGVRYLYQAHRGGDPKYNLLPSPSQLNKLKKYVNEDEGDNSVFNSFVDSNRQVTRMSLKMANVTTDQIDHIQDSLRVKVDNIFETNDYNVSFTGTSVVFLKGTYFLIRNLFVSLAIAIVLISLFIASMFKSFRMVFISLIPNLIPLLFTAGIMGYFGIPIKPSTILVFSIAFGISVDDSIHFLAKYRQELKHHKGRIKHSVVVAIKESGVSMIYTSIVLFFGFAIFTASSFGGTVALGLLVSLTLLVAMITNLLLLPALLLSLEKMKRKELKGKKRK, from the coding sequence GTGAATTATCTATCTGTTAAGCATCCCATTATAAAATACAGGGTTTCTATTTTAGTTGTCATTGCTGCTATTACTATTTTTATGGGGTTTCAGGCCAAAAAAGTGGCGCTGGATTATGAATTGGCGCAAATGCTGCCTGAGAAGGATACGGCTTTTATTGAGTACAATCGTTTCAAAAGTATTTTTGGCGAGGATGCCAAATTGATTTTATTGGGTTTTAGAGATAAATCTATTCTGGAGCTTGATAATTTTAAAGCTCTTCAGCAGTTAAGCAATGATATTGGAGCAATACGAGTGAAAGGTGATGATAATGAAGATCCGGAATCAAGCGTTTTGTCATTGGGCAATATTCATGTGCTTGCAAAAGATGAAGAAAATCAGAAATTAAACCTGCAAGAGCTTTTTAAGTATCCGGTACAAACACAGGCTGAGCTGGATAGTTTGCTGGCAATTGCAAAAGAACAGATTTTTTATAAGGATTTGTTGTTTAAAGAAACGGACGATTCATTTGTAACCATTCTTACCATAACACTTAGGAATGATTTGGTTAATTCAAAAAGTAGAATAGCCTTTGTGCATGATGTGTACGAGCTGGGCGAACAATTTCATAAACAAACCGGAATTAATGTTCATTACTCTGGTTTACCATTTATCAGAACACATGTAATGGCCACTGTAAGGGGCGAGTTAAGCTTGTTTATTGCCTTGGCTGCATTAGTATTGGCCGTTATTTTGTTCCTGTTTTTTCGATCGTACCGAGTGGTGATGATTTCGCTTCTGATTGTTGGTGTTTCGGTTATTTGGGTGTTTGGAAGTATCGCTTTGTTTGGTTTTAAAATAACAATTTTAACTGGCTTAATCCCCCCACTTATTATTGTTATAGGGATACCTAATTCTATTTTTCTCATCAATAAATATCATCAAGAATGCCATAAAAAAGGAAATAAATGGAAGGCCTTAAAGCAGACGATAAGTAAAATTGGTTGGGTTATATTTCTTTCTAATCTTACGACTGCCGCTGGCTTCGCAACCTTTATTTTAACTAGTTCAGCTATTTTGGTTGAATTTGGGGTAATTGCTGCCATCAATATTTTTGGTTTATTCTTCTTATCAATAACCATCTTTCCTATTTTACTTAGTTTTCAAAAAATGCCAACAGACAGGCATTTAAATCATTTGAAAAATAAGCCTTTACAAAAAATTATAAAATGGTTGGTACTTAGTTCAATCAAAAACAGACGATGGGTTTACAGTGCTTCTTTCTTATTGGTTTTAATTAGTGTAATTGGTATTTCACGCATAAAAACTGAGGGGACGGTGGTAGATGATATTCCACATGATGATGATGTTTATGTCGACTTATTGTTTTTTGAGGAACAGTTTAACGGAGTGCTTCCTTTTGAAATAGTAATTGACACGAAAGAAGAAGGTGGAGTTTTTGGGAATGGAGCTAAAACGCTGTATAAGATGCGCCGTTTGGAAAAAATATTAATGCGCGATACTTTATTTACGCCTTATTTTTCTAAGCCAGTTTCTATTTTAGATGGAGTTCGTTATTTGTATCAGGCACATCGTGGTGGTGATCCAAAATACAACTTATTACCTTCGCCAAGTCAACTAAATAAACTTAAAAAGTATGTAAACGAAGACGAAGGTGACAACTCGGTATTTAATTCGTTTGTGGACTCAAACAGGCAGGTAACGCGTATGAGTTTAAAAATGGCTAATGTTACCACCGATCAGATAGATCATATTCAAGATTCATTGAGAGTTAAGGTTGATAATATATTTGAAACAAACGACTACAATGTAAGCTTTACTGGTACTAGTGTGGTGTTTTTAAAGGGAACTTATTTTCTTATTCGCAATTTATTTGTGAGTTTGGCTATAGCTATTGTATTGATTTCATTGTTCATAGCTAGTATGTTCAAATCCTTTCGTATGGTTTTTATATCGTTAATACCTAACTTAATACCGCTTCTGTTCACGGCAGGTATTATGGGCTATTTCGGGATTCCTATTAAGCCTTCTACAATATTGGTTTTTAGTATAGCATTTGGTATTTCGGTTGATGATAGTATACACTTTTTAGCCAAGTACAGGCAAGAACTAAAACATCATAAAGGACGAATAAAGCACTCTGTAGTGGTTGCTATCAAAGAGTCGGGTGTAAGCATGATTTATACCTCAATTGTGCTGTTTTTTGGATTTGCTATCTTTACAGCCTCAAGTTTTGGAGGAACGGTAGCATTAGGTTTGCTGGTGTCGCTTACGCTTTTGGTTGCCATGATAACCAACTTGCTTTTATTACCGGCATTGCTTTTGTCGCTTGAAAAAATGAAACGAAAAGAGTTAAAAGGAAAGAAGAGAAAGTAG
- a CDS encoding GNAT family N-acetyltransferase: MKYKIRDIQKSDYSILIEMINEFAVFQKMPEAMVNTSELMEQESDFINGFIVENDAGVATGYVTYFYAYYTWKGKSMYMDDLYVRPEYRGKGLGQKLIQSVIQKAKEQNCKKVRWQVSGWNTNAIEFYKKLGASVSDMESTCDYLL; the protein is encoded by the coding sequence ATGAAATATAAAATCAGAGATATACAAAAATCAGATTACAGTATATTAATTGAAATGATTAACGAGTTTGCTGTATTTCAAAAGATGCCAGAAGCTATGGTTAATACTTCTGAATTAATGGAGCAGGAGTCTGATTTTATCAATGGCTTTATTGTTGAAAACGATGCTGGAGTAGCAACAGGTTATGTTACTTATTTTTATGCCTATTATACCTGGAAAGGTAAATCGATGTATATGGATGATTTGTACGTGCGCCCTGAATACAGAGGAAAGGGTTTGGGGCAGAAATTGATACAATCTGTTATTCAGAAAGCAAAAGAACAGAACTGTAAAAAGGTGCGTTGGCAGGTTTCGGGATGGAATACGAATGCCATCGAATTTTATAAAAAACTAGGTGCTAGCGTTAGTGATATGGAATCGACTTGTGATTATCTGTTATGA
- a CDS encoding HAMP domain-containing sensor histidine kinase has product MKKKYAKISPLFFVLVILIIPTTLFTVLELSSMNDQEKLIEDIYKNQLEAVLFSINQFADDNVNAWINDLEKMNWTDKNTQSNIREYIQRNPQCQNLFLLPFHNDDFDYKHILLDNTSLKQEIIDSIQNKKDELKRQFTYLEAGYRKLQGIDLIIGHNSLITFVTKINNQPQLGIILLDARQFISDVLSPRMQRMAGDNFILSVKQNSSSQFIFSTLLNTTPTSVTGEIAIWLLPDYSIGIQPKGLTIGEVAKTRAYNNILYLALIDILLIIGAWFFHRNIKREINLAKIKSDFVSNVSHEIRTPLALISMYAETLHLNRVNNETKRKNYYSIIYKETQRLSSIVNNILNFSRIESGKRQFTFSLVDINDLISEVMKNYAFRMESKGFEAQVQLNDDIPLIDGDAEAISEAITNLLDNAVKYSKHIKQIDLTTSLYDDFVKISVSDYGIGIPVKEQKHIFDKFYRVTKGALAHHAKGSGLGLSIVLHIMQAHKGSVNVISEEHKGSTFTLQFPISKNI; this is encoded by the coding sequence ATGAAAAAGAAGTACGCAAAAATAAGTCCCTTGTTTTTTGTTCTAGTCATTTTGATAATTCCAACCACCCTATTTACGGTATTGGAATTAAGCTCAATGAACGATCAGGAAAAACTCATTGAAGATATTTATAAGAATCAACTGGAAGCAGTTTTATTTTCGATTAATCAGTTTGCCGACGATAATGTAAATGCCTGGATTAATGATTTGGAAAAGATGAATTGGACTGATAAAAACACTCAATCAAACATTAGAGAGTATATTCAGAGAAATCCTCAATGCCAAAATCTTTTTTTACTTCCATTTCATAACGATGACTTTGATTACAAGCATATTTTGCTTGACAACACCAGTCTTAAACAAGAAATAATTGATTCAATACAAAATAAAAAAGATGAATTAAAACGTCAGTTTACCTATTTAGAGGCTGGGTATAGAAAACTTCAAGGAATTGATTTGATCATTGGTCATAATTCACTCATTACTTTTGTTACAAAGATTAATAATCAACCTCAGCTTGGTATTATTTTGCTTGATGCACGTCAATTTATTTCAGATGTATTATCTCCACGTATGCAACGTATGGCCGGCGATAATTTTATATTAAGTGTTAAACAAAACAGTAGCTCACAATTTATTTTCAGCACATTGCTCAACACCACACCCACTTCGGTTACTGGCGAAATAGCCATTTGGTTGCTACCCGATTATAGTATTGGAATACAACCCAAAGGATTAACCATTGGTGAAGTAGCAAAAACACGAGCCTATAACAACATTTTATACCTGGCCTTAATTGATATCCTCCTAATTATTGGAGCATGGTTTTTTCACCGAAATATAAAAAGGGAAATTAACTTAGCTAAGATTAAGTCTGATTTTGTATCCAATGTTTCGCACGAAATCAGAACTCCACTCGCGCTCATAAGCATGTATGCCGAAACACTGCACCTGAATCGCGTCAATAACGAAACCAAACGTAAAAATTACTACAGTATTATCTATAAAGAAACACAGCGACTCTCTTCAATAGTTAATAACATTTTGAACTTTTCAAGAATAGAAAGCGGCAAAAGACAATTCACCTTTTCCTTGGTTGATATAAATGACCTGATTAGTGAAGTGATGAAGAACTATGCATTTCGAATGGAGTCAAAAGGTTTTGAAGCTCAGGTACAATTAAACGACGACATTCCTTTAATTGATGGCGATGCAGAAGCAATTAGCGAAGCCATCACTAACCTACTCGACAATGCAGTTAAGTATAGCAAACATATAAAACAAATAGATTTAACCACATCTCTTTACGACGATTTTGTTAAAATTTCTGTTAGTGACTATGGCATAGGGATACCTGTCAAAGAACAAAAACATATATTTGACAAGTTTTATCGGGTAACCAAAGGCGCTTTGGCTCATCATGCAAAAGGATCGGGTCTTGGACTTAGTATTGTTTTGCATATTATGCAGGCACACAAGGGATCGGTTAACGTAATTAGCGAAGAACATAAAGGAAGTACATTTACATTACAATTCCCAATCTCAAAAAATATTTAG
- the nudC gene encoding NAD(+) diphosphatase — MIQDIFPHTFRNEFLPNLKIQQEDYVFCFQKNSVLLKTNDNQYAIPQKKDIGEVGSSVFLFTLNNKPCFWVLDEVALPSDEFKYHDVTSFQSLEQKELDWSTMVAIQLKNWYERNRFCGKCGSPTKVQEEERALLCPSCQNMIYPQIAPAIIVAIFCNDKLLLAHNANFREGFYSLVAGYVDIGESIEDAVRREVREEVGIKIKNIRYYNSQPWPYSGSMMIGFIAEAEEGQTIQVDNKEIEHADWYTRDNLPNHPVTRSIAGEIIEKFVNREL, encoded by the coding sequence ATGATTCAGGATATTTTTCCACATACATTCAGAAATGAGTTTCTGCCCAATCTGAAGATTCAACAAGAAGATTATGTTTTTTGCTTTCAAAAAAACAGTGTTTTATTAAAAACGAACGATAACCAATACGCTATTCCACAAAAGAAAGATATAGGCGAAGTTGGTTCTTCAGTATTCTTATTTACTTTAAATAATAAGCCTTGCTTTTGGGTGCTTGATGAGGTTGCATTGCCTTCGGATGAATTTAAATATCACGATGTAACTTCATTTCAGTCACTTGAACAAAAGGAACTGGATTGGTCAACAATGGTAGCCATACAGTTGAAAAACTGGTATGAACGAAATCGTTTTTGCGGAAAGTGTGGATCGCCAACAAAAGTACAGGAAGAAGAAAGAGCTTTGCTTTGCCCATCTTGTCAAAATATGATTTACCCTCAGATAGCACCGGCTATTATTGTAGCTATTTTCTGTAATGATAAACTGTTATTGGCGCATAATGCTAATTTTCGGGAAGGATTTTACTCACTTGTGGCGGGTTATGTTGATATAGGAGAGTCGATCGAAGATGCTGTGCGACGCGAAGTAAGGGAAGAGGTTGGGATAAAAATCAAGAATATTCGTTATTATAATAGTCAGCCCTGGCCTTATTCAGGATCAATGATGATTGGTTTTATTGCCGAAGCCGAAGAAGGACAAACTATACAGGTAGATAATAAAGAAATTGAGCATGCCGATTGGTACACCCGTGATAATTTACCAAACCATCCGGTAACACGGAGTATTGCTGGCGAGATAATAGAAAAATTTGTAAACAGAGAGCTGTAG